ATATTTGCTTCGCCCCCTCTTTTGTATATAAAATATCATACCATTTCGGGAAGAACCCGTCAATGAAGGGGCGCGCAGGAAATGTATCTGCAGAGACAAGTTGCTTCTTGCATTTGGGAAGAGGACAGCGTATAATTTCTAACTGTGAAAATCTGGAAAAACAGAGGAGAAGACATCATGGAAAATTACGATATTGTGATAAAAAACTGTCAGGTACTGCAGCCGGATATGACCATTTCCGGGGAATGCTCTGTGGCGATCAAGGATAGCTGGATCCGGAAAATCGGTTCCGCAGAGGAAATTGCGGCAGCCGGAACGGCGGCACAGACGCTGGATGGAAAAGGGAAACTTTTTGATGCCGGGACTGGTGGACGGTCACACCCATACGTGCCAGCAGCTGCTGCGGGGAAGGGTGGCGGACGAATATCCGATGATCTGGACGCGGTTCCTGGTGCCCTTTGAGAGCAACCTGCAGCCGGAGGATTCCTACGTCAGCGGACAGCTGGCCTGCCTGGAAATGATCAAAAACGGCACCACTGCTTTTGCGGAATCCGGCGGTGTGCACATGGAACGGGTGGCAGATGCGGTCATCGAGTCCGGCATGCGGGCGGCCATCGCCAAATCCACCATGGATATGGGAAATGCCATCACCGGTGCCATGAAGGAGACGGCCCAGGAGGCCATCGACAATACCATTGACCTGTATAAGCGCTATCAGGGAGCCGGGGATGGCCGGATCGATATCTGGTTTGCCATCCGCCAGGTCATGACCTGCTCCCGGGAGCTCATCTCTATGGTGGGGGAAAATGCGAAAAAATATCACACCGGCATTCACGCCCATCTGTGTGAGCATAAGGATGAGGTCAGCTTCTGCCTCCAGAATTATAAAAAGCGGCCGGCCCAGTTTCTGGAGGAAATGGGCATTCTCGGGCCAAACCTGCTGACGGCCCACAACGTCATGCTGTCTGATGCGGATATTTCCATCATGGCAGAGCGGGGCGTGAAGATCATTCACTGTCCCAGAGCCAATCTGGCCAACCACGGCTTTCCCAAGACACCGCAGATCCTGGAAGCCGGCGCCAGCGTGGGCCTTGGCTGCGACGGTGCTGCGCCGTCCAACCTGGATCTGTTCGACGAGATCAAGGTGCTGCGCTATGCCATGATCGGCTACTGGGGGCTTCCGTCCTTCAATCCGGTGGTCATGCCCTGTGCGAAGCTGCTGGAAATGGCAACCCAGGGCGGTGCCAACGCCATCGGCCACGGAGATATCCTGGGAACGGTGGAA
Above is a window of Oscillospiraceae bacterium NTUH-002-81 DNA encoding:
- a CDS encoding amidohydrolase gives rise to the protein MPGLVDGHTHTCQQLLRGRVADEYPMIWTRFLVPFESNLQPEDSYVSGQLACLEMIKNGTTAFAESGGVHMERVADAVIESGMRAAIAKSTMDMGNAITGAMKETAQEAIDNTIDLYKRYQGAGDGRIDIWFAIRQVMTCSRELISMVGENAKKYHTGIHAHLCEHKDEVSFCLQNYKKRPAQFLEEMGILGPNLLTAHNVMLSDADISIMAERGVKIIHCPRANLANHGFPKTPQILEAGASVGLGCDGAAPSNLDLFDEIKVLRYAMIGYWGLPSFNPVVMPCAKLLEMATQGGANAIGHGDILGTVEEGKKADLILLNIDQPHILPTQNLLNTIVDAASSHDVTDSIINGKLVMKDREVLTLDEEKIMFEADRHMKEIIKRAY